In the Cryptosporangium minutisporangium genome, one interval contains:
- a CDS encoding ribosomal protein L7/L12: protein MDYVLLVALVIAVIGLGLLTASLAGRDRREHRTARQLASVERKLDVIIAHLGIDLPREAYPEVLALLRKGEKIAAIKAYREQTGAGLKEAKDAVEHMEREPVEPAPEPRPASEPRPAPEPRPASEAGPAAEKQPAAAATAVADDTAEPRPAAAKQPATDAAAQPSPGE from the coding sequence ATGGACTACGTGCTGCTCGTCGCGTTAGTGATCGCCGTCATCGGCCTCGGCCTGCTCACCGCGTCGCTCGCCGGGCGCGACCGGCGTGAGCACCGCACGGCCCGGCAGCTCGCGTCCGTCGAACGCAAGCTCGACGTGATCATCGCCCACCTCGGCATCGACCTCCCGCGGGAGGCGTACCCGGAGGTCCTGGCGCTGCTCCGGAAGGGCGAGAAGATCGCCGCGATCAAGGCGTACCGCGAGCAGACCGGCGCGGGCCTCAAAGAGGCGAAGGACGCCGTCGAGCACATGGAACGCGAGCCGGTCGAGCCCGCGCCGGAGCCCCGGCCAGCGTCAGAGCCCCGCCCCGCCCCGGAGCCGCGGCCAGCGTCAGAGGCCGGCCCCGCCGCCGAGAAGCAGCCCGCCGCGGCCGCCACGGCCGTTGCCGACGACACCGCCGAGCCCCGGCCCGCCGCCGCCAAGCAACCCGCCACCGACGCGGCTGCTCAGCCCAGTCCCGGGGAGTAG
- a CDS encoding DUF1810 domain-containing protein gives MDDPYRLERFVSAQNSGHGYDAVLAELHAGEKVSHWMWYVFPQVQGLGSSAMAQQYAVSSGDEARAYLAHPVLRARLLAAVDALLGVEGRSITRILGPVDAMKLRSSMTLFAAADPDEPAFRQILDKYFHGQTDDRTVALLGM, from the coding sequence ATGGACGACCCCTACCGGCTCGAACGATTCGTCAGCGCGCAAAACAGCGGCCACGGGTACGACGCCGTGCTCGCCGAACTGCACGCGGGCGAGAAGGTCAGCCACTGGATGTGGTACGTGTTCCCGCAGGTGCAGGGACTGGGCAGCAGCGCGATGGCCCAGCAGTACGCGGTCTCCTCAGGGGACGAGGCGCGGGCCTACCTGGCGCACCCGGTTCTCCGGGCCCGGCTGCTGGCCGCGGTCGACGCGCTGCTCGGCGTCGAGGGGCGCAGCATCACCCGGATCCTCGGCCCGGTGGACGCGATGAAGCTCCGGTCGTCGATGACGTTGTTCGCCGCGGCCGACCCGGACGAACCCGCGTTCCGCCAGATCCTGGACAAGTACTTCCACGGGCAGACCGACGACCGGACCGTGGCGTTGCTCGGCATGTGA
- a CDS encoding glycoside hydrolase family protein, with the protein MPRSRRRVVLIVALCLGVLVAAVGTRGWVLGGRGGDRAPVAAVIGDASDPATPASTASTARPRVSVGPAQSGVGASPSPRASRTVGGARPVSSKKGAALNPFGAVRSALADARVGWYYNWAADPQGIAAPPGVAFTPMIWGADSVNAATLDAVRQRGDTLLGFNEPDFASQSNLSVDRALALWPQLMATGMRLGSPAPATGGATDGSWFDQFMKGAQSKGYRVDFIALHWYGGDFTTANAVGQLKSYLQTVHDRWRKPIWLTEYALIDFSAGVRFPTPEQQAAFVTASTAMLDSLSYVERYSWFLFSPPRDGGGSGTSLYTAAGTPTRLGTAYRAAG; encoded by the coding sequence GTGCCCCGCTCCCGACGCCGTGTCGTCCTGATCGTTGCGCTGTGCCTCGGCGTCCTGGTCGCGGCGGTCGGTACCAGAGGGTGGGTGCTCGGCGGCCGAGGGGGCGACAGGGCGCCGGTCGCGGCGGTGATCGGTGACGCCAGCGACCCGGCGACGCCGGCCAGCACGGCGTCCACCGCGCGGCCGCGGGTTTCGGTGGGGCCGGCCCAGTCCGGAGTAGGGGCCAGCCCGTCGCCGCGGGCGTCGCGGACGGTCGGTGGCGCGCGGCCGGTCTCGTCCAAGAAGGGCGCGGCCCTCAATCCGTTCGGTGCGGTCCGCTCGGCGCTCGCGGACGCACGCGTCGGCTGGTACTACAACTGGGCCGCGGATCCGCAGGGCATCGCGGCGCCGCCCGGGGTGGCGTTCACCCCGATGATCTGGGGTGCGGACTCGGTGAACGCGGCCACGCTGGACGCGGTGCGACAGCGCGGCGACACGTTGCTGGGCTTCAACGAGCCCGACTTCGCGAGCCAGTCGAACCTCTCGGTCGACCGTGCGCTCGCGCTGTGGCCGCAGCTGATGGCGACCGGGATGCGGCTCGGCAGCCCCGCGCCCGCCACCGGCGGAGCGACCGACGGAAGCTGGTTCGACCAGTTCATGAAGGGCGCGCAGAGCAAGGGCTACCGCGTCGACTTCATCGCGCTGCACTGGTACGGCGGCGACTTCACGACGGCGAACGCGGTCGGGCAGCTGAAGAGCTACCTGCAGACGGTGCACGACCGCTGGCGCAAGCCGATCTGGCTCACCGAGTACGCGCTGATCGACTTCAGCGCCGGGGTGCGGTTCCCCACGCCGGAGCAGCAGGCCGCGTTCGTGACGGCGTCGACCGCGATGCTCGACAGCCTGTCCTATGTCGAGCGGTACTCCTGGTTCCTGTTCTCGCCGCCGCGCGACGGCGGTGGGAGTGGGACGTCGCTCTACACCGCGGCCGGCACCCCGACCAGGCTCGGCACCGCGTACCGCGCCGCCGGCTAG
- a CDS encoding TIR domain-containing protein, with protein sequence MRPRVFIGSSSEALKICHAIQHELEQDFDVTVWDQDVFRLTRGALDSLLTALDASDAGVFVLRPDDSTESRGSVQPTVRDNVLFELGLFLGRLGPERTFMLTPKNSPVHLPTDLLGLTSAHYDPIRFDRGEERPAIAPACRQIRRALRERQPRLTPPPAAQVRLERAMKRLSRDLEELLSAQPADGSVVSNPEPPLLAEFTFRRMTVRLELGRIQDYVSSDAQSVIGLPANEYFDDECINDPHSSLGAFVRHHFGGRHDEFIRAVRAELTGLPSQRVHRAGQRIGESYGVGEALYLRGLAPELRTILVAATTERSSVGLRAEPHFLYAALESVLATMNECRLNSLTIPVLGSGHGGMPLPIAILFNLLALRSLAGEDDTGRHVRRVRIVAFEPAAEALDWDTMRHVLAYFA encoded by the coding sequence ATGCGACCGCGCGTTTTTATCGGCAGCTCGAGCGAGGCCCTCAAGATCTGCCACGCGATCCAGCACGAGCTGGAGCAGGACTTCGACGTCACGGTGTGGGACCAGGACGTCTTCCGGTTGACGCGCGGCGCACTCGACAGCCTGCTGACGGCGCTCGACGCCTCGGACGCAGGCGTGTTCGTCCTCCGGCCGGACGACTCGACCGAGAGCCGCGGCTCGGTGCAGCCGACCGTCCGTGACAACGTCCTCTTCGAGTTGGGCCTGTTCCTCGGGCGCCTGGGCCCCGAACGGACGTTCATGCTCACGCCCAAGAACTCGCCGGTTCACCTGCCGACGGATCTGCTCGGGTTGACGTCGGCGCACTACGACCCGATCCGGTTCGATCGCGGCGAGGAGCGACCGGCGATCGCCCCGGCCTGTCGGCAGATTCGGCGGGCGTTACGCGAACGACAGCCACGGCTGACGCCACCACCCGCAGCGCAGGTCCGGCTGGAGCGCGCCATGAAGCGTCTGAGCCGTGACCTGGAGGAACTGCTGAGCGCGCAGCCCGCGGACGGCTCCGTCGTCAGCAACCCCGAGCCGCCGCTCCTGGCTGAGTTCACGTTCCGCCGGATGACCGTCCGGCTCGAACTCGGCCGGATCCAGGACTACGTCTCGTCGGACGCCCAGTCGGTGATCGGCTTACCGGCCAACGAGTACTTCGACGACGAGTGCATCAACGATCCGCACAGCTCGCTCGGCGCGTTCGTTCGGCATCACTTCGGCGGTCGTCACGACGAGTTCATCCGGGCGGTCCGGGCCGAGCTGACCGGCCTGCCGTCCCAGCGCGTCCACCGGGCCGGTCAGCGGATCGGCGAGAGCTACGGCGTCGGCGAGGCGCTCTATCTGCGCGGGCTGGCTCCGGAGCTCCGGACGATCCTCGTCGCGGCGACCACGGAACGGTCCTCGGTCGGGCTGCGCGCCGAGCCGCACTTCCTGTACGCGGCGCTGGAGAGCGTCCTGGCCACGATGAACGAGTGCCGGCTGAACTCGCTGACGATTCCGGTTCTCGGGTCCGGCCACGGTGGCATGCCACTGCCGATCGCGATCTTGTTCAACCTCCTGGCGCTGCGCTCGCTGGCCGGCGAGGACGACACCGGCCGGCACGTCCGACGCGTACGTATCGTCGCGTTCGAGCCGGCAGCCGAAGCGCTCGACTGGGACACGATGCGCCACGTCCTGGCGTACTTCGCCTGA
- a CDS encoding type 1 glutamine amidotransferase domain-containing protein: protein MSTILFVLTGARHWTLNDGTAHPTGYWAEELLAPYRAFTEAGHRVVFASPGGVEPVVDRASLAPEVNDGKDVEPELTAIIDLKAPLDLASIDVAAYDAVFYPGGHGPMEDLAVDADSGRVLTETLDSGKPLAVVCHGPAALLAARREDGTSPFAGYRLTGFTNAEETQAGLADKAPWLLQDRLTALGAEFDEGLAWQPHVVVDRNLYTGQNPASSASLASAVLTRLAE from the coding sequence ATGTCGACCATTCTGTTCGTGCTGACCGGCGCCCGGCACTGGACGCTCAACGACGGTACGGCCCACCCCACGGGGTACTGGGCCGAGGAGTTGCTGGCGCCCTACCGCGCGTTCACCGAGGCCGGCCACCGCGTCGTGTTCGCGTCCCCCGGCGGCGTCGAGCCGGTCGTCGACCGCGCCAGCCTCGCTCCCGAGGTGAACGACGGCAAGGACGTCGAGCCGGAGCTGACGGCGATCATCGACCTGAAGGCTCCGCTCGACCTGGCGTCGATCGACGTCGCCGCGTACGACGCGGTATTCTACCCCGGCGGCCACGGCCCGATGGAGGACCTCGCTGTCGACGCCGACTCCGGCCGCGTGCTCACCGAGACACTCGACTCGGGCAAGCCGCTGGCCGTCGTCTGCCACGGCCCGGCCGCACTGCTCGCGGCCCGGCGCGAAGACGGAACCTCGCCGTTCGCCGGTTATCGGCTGACCGGGTTCACCAACGCCGAGGAGACGCAGGCCGGGCTGGCCGACAAGGCGCCCTGGCTCCTGCAAGACCGTCTGACCGCTCTCGGTGCGGAGTTCGACGAGGGCCTGGCGTGGCAGCCGCACGTCGTCGTCGACCGGAACCTGTACACCGGCCAGAACCCCGCCTCGTCGGCCTCGTTGGCCTCAGCGGTCCTCACCCGTCTCGCCGAGTAG
- a CDS encoding acyl-CoA synthetase yields MPPMSTPRTVDQARQHTLGDIPRRSARRFGAKTAIVDGGTRLTFAELDAVVDRTAAAIDAAGLVKGDRLALLSHNCWQFAVLSFATARRGVVLVPVNFMLNPEEVAYVLDHSGAVAFVAEDGLTATAEKAIAASRGTVTRRLFIPLGTGDAQPGWQDVTAWTTFGGPLPAEVPVADDDPTRLMYTSGTESRPKGAILTSRALLWQYASCAIDGEMTGDDIEVHALPLYHCAQLDCFLNVDVYTGATSVILAAPQPAAILRAIAEHGATKFFAPPTVWIALLRSPEFDTTDLSTLRKGYYGASPMPVEILHELSRRLPQVRFWNFYGQTEMAPLATILRPDEQLPRAGSAGRPAINVETIVVDDDDRPVPPGTVGEIVHRSPHATLGYYHDDEKTAEAFRNGWFHSGDLGILDEDGYLRVVDRKKDMIKSGGENVASREVEEALYQHPGIAEVAVFGIDHPHWIEAVTAVVVPKDPAAGGLDPDAIIAFSKEVLAGFKAPKYVVIADALPKNPSGKILKRELRTRYGHLGRS; encoded by the coding sequence ATGCCGCCGATGAGTACGCCGAGGACCGTTGACCAGGCCCGCCAGCACACGCTCGGCGACATCCCCCGCCGCTCGGCCCGCCGGTTCGGCGCAAAGACCGCGATCGTCGACGGCGGCACCCGCCTCACGTTCGCCGAGCTGGACGCCGTCGTCGACCGGACCGCCGCCGCGATCGACGCCGCCGGGCTGGTCAAGGGCGACCGGCTCGCGCTGCTGTCCCACAACTGCTGGCAGTTCGCGGTGCTCTCGTTCGCCACCGCCCGCCGGGGCGTCGTCCTGGTGCCGGTGAACTTCATGCTCAACCCGGAGGAGGTCGCCTACGTCCTCGACCACAGCGGCGCGGTCGCGTTCGTCGCCGAGGACGGGCTGACCGCCACCGCCGAGAAGGCGATCGCCGCGTCGCGGGGCACGGTCACCCGGCGGCTGTTCATCCCGCTCGGCACCGGCGACGCCCAGCCCGGCTGGCAGGACGTCACCGCCTGGACGACGTTCGGCGGTCCGCTACCCGCCGAGGTCCCGGTCGCCGACGACGACCCGACCCGCCTGATGTACACCAGCGGCACCGAGTCCCGTCCCAAGGGCGCGATCCTCACCAGCAGGGCGCTGCTCTGGCAGTACGCGAGCTGCGCGATCGACGGCGAGATGACCGGCGACGACATCGAGGTGCACGCGCTTCCGCTCTACCACTGCGCCCAGCTCGACTGCTTCCTCAACGTCGACGTCTACACCGGCGCGACCAGCGTCATCCTGGCTGCGCCGCAGCCGGCGGCGATCCTGCGAGCGATCGCCGAGCACGGCGCCACGAAGTTCTTCGCCCCGCCGACGGTCTGGATCGCGCTGCTGCGCTCACCGGAGTTCGACACGACCGACCTGTCGACGCTGCGCAAGGGCTACTACGGCGCGTCGCCGATGCCGGTGGAGATTCTGCACGAGCTCAGCCGCCGGCTGCCGCAGGTGCGCTTCTGGAACTTCTACGGCCAGACCGAGATGGCCCCGCTCGCCACGATCCTGCGACCGGACGAGCAGCTTCCCCGGGCCGGCAGCGCCGGACGGCCGGCGATCAACGTCGAGACGATCGTGGTCGACGACGACGACCGACCGGTGCCGCCGGGCACCGTCGGGGAGATCGTGCACCGCAGCCCGCACGCCACGCTCGGCTACTACCACGACGACGAGAAGACCGCCGAGGCGTTCCGCAACGGCTGGTTCCACTCGGGTGACCTGGGAATCCTCGACGAGGACGGCTACCTGCGGGTGGTCGACCGCAAGAAGGACATGATCAAGTCCGGCGGCGAGAACGTGGCGAGCCGCGAGGTCGAGGAGGCGCTGTACCAGCATCCGGGCATCGCCGAGGTCGCGGTGTTCGGCATCGACCACCCGCACTGGATCGAGGCGGTGACCGCCGTGGTCGTGCCGAAGGATCCCGCCGCGGGCGGCCTGGACCCCGACGCGATCATCGCGTTCAGCAAGGAGGTCCTGGCCGGGTTCAAGGCGCCGAAGTACGTGGTGATCGCCGACGCGCTGCCGAAGAACCCGAGCGGCAAGATCCTCAAGCGAGAACTGCGCACCCGCTACGGCCACCTCGGGCGCAGCTAG
- a CDS encoding GNAT family N-acetyltransferase, whose amino-acid sequence MIVRAAEVGDLAGIRAVTFATDQSEPGSGADAAYVELIRSTGTALVAVQDDRVLGWAATLPTPHGALLTDLFVDPVAHARGVGTALLGALWPTPSARRRYTFSSKHPAALPLYARAGLVPSWPLLYVSGPTDRLPLGVLRVDRVDAGAAAAAESRLAGGEPRPGVFAYYLSGGEAFVVRDRARVIAVGAAQPGDPAVLARLACPDPGAAAGALFAAVAALGVDRVAFCLPGPHPALRRLLAAGFRVDDFDVTMRTPDVALPIGSVYSPGLG is encoded by the coding sequence GTGATCGTGCGCGCCGCCGAGGTCGGGGATCTCGCGGGAATCCGCGCGGTCACGTTCGCCACCGACCAGTCCGAGCCGGGGTCCGGGGCCGACGCCGCGTACGTCGAGCTGATCCGGTCCACGGGTACCGCCCTGGTGGCCGTGCAGGACGATCGGGTGCTCGGCTGGGCGGCCACGCTGCCGACGCCGCACGGTGCGCTGCTCACCGATCTGTTCGTGGATCCGGTCGCGCACGCCCGCGGAGTGGGCACCGCACTCCTGGGCGCCCTCTGGCCCACCCCGTCGGCGCGGCGGCGCTACACGTTCAGCTCGAAGCATCCCGCCGCACTACCGCTCTACGCCCGTGCCGGCCTCGTCCCGTCCTGGCCCCTGCTGTACGTCAGCGGCCCGACCGACCGGCTGCCGCTCGGCGTCCTGCGCGTCGACCGGGTGGACGCCGGAGCCGCGGCGGCGGCGGAGTCCCGGCTGGCCGGCGGCGAGCCGCGTCCCGGCGTCTTCGCGTACTACCTCTCCGGGGGCGAAGCGTTCGTCGTGCGGGACCGCGCCCGGGTGATCGCGGTCGGCGCCGCGCAGCCCGGCGATCCCGCCGTGCTCGCGCGCCTCGCCTGTCCCGATCCGGGTGCCGCTGCCGGCGCGCTGTTCGCGGCCGTCGCCGCGCTCGGCGTCGATCGGGTCGCGTTCTGCCTGCCCGGCCCGCACCCCGCGCTGCGGCGACTGCTCGCGGCCGGCTTCCGCGTCGACGATTTCGACGTCACGATGCGGACGCCCGACGTCGCGCTGCCGATCGGCTCGGTCTACTCCCCGGGACTGGGCTGA
- a CDS encoding LysR family transcriptional regulator: MSDRKTDGGLDLGQLRTFLAVYRAGSLTAGARLVGLAQPTVTAQLRALEATLGRRLFERLPRGVAPTAVADELAARLAAPMDALEAIASGSGVSAPEPPVHLGGPAEGLAMLVLPALTPLLETGVRLRVVAGLADDLLAGLRAGVHDLVLSAVRPRGRGLQAAPLADEEFVLVTSPARYERLDRDALATDPVAAIAEEPLVSYAEDVPILRRYWRHVFGTRLTADPALVVPDLRAVASAVAAGAGVSVLPRYLCAAQLADGTLIAVLEPDDPPINTLYLVRRVGGPAHPHVTAVHDALVRAAAAW; this comes from the coding sequence GTGAGCGATCGGAAAACTGATGGCGGGCTCGACCTCGGTCAGCTCCGCACCTTCCTCGCGGTCTACCGCGCGGGCTCGCTGACCGCGGGTGCCCGCCTGGTGGGCTTGGCCCAGCCGACCGTGACCGCGCAACTGCGGGCGCTGGAGGCCACGCTCGGGCGGCGGCTGTTCGAACGGCTCCCGCGCGGCGTCGCGCCGACCGCGGTCGCGGACGAACTGGCCGCGCGGCTCGCCGCACCGATGGACGCGCTGGAGGCGATCGCGTCCGGCTCCGGGGTGAGTGCACCGGAGCCGCCCGTGCACCTCGGCGGGCCCGCCGAAGGGCTGGCCATGCTCGTCCTCCCGGCGCTCACGCCGCTCCTGGAGACCGGCGTGCGCTTGCGCGTGGTGGCCGGTCTGGCCGACGACCTGCTGGCCGGGCTGCGGGCCGGCGTGCACGACCTGGTCCTCTCCGCGGTCCGGCCGCGCGGGCGTGGCCTGCAGGCCGCCCCACTGGCGGACGAGGAGTTCGTGCTGGTCACTTCACCGGCGCGGTACGAGCGTCTGGACCGGGACGCCCTGGCCACCGATCCGGTGGCCGCGATCGCGGAGGAGCCGCTGGTCTCCTACGCCGAGGATGTGCCGATCCTGCGCCGCTACTGGCGGCACGTGTTCGGCACCCGGCTGACCGCGGATCCGGCGCTCGTCGTTCCCGACCTGCGGGCGGTCGCGTCCGCGGTGGCGGCGGGCGCGGGCGTGAGCGTCTTGCCGCGGTACCTCTGCGCGGCCCAGCTCGCCGACGGGACGCTGATCGCGGTGCTGGAGCCCGACGATCCGCCGATCAACACCCTCTACCTGGTCCGCCGCGTCGGAGGGCCGGCGCATCCGCACGTGACCGCGGTCCACGATGCACTCGTGCGGGCCGCGGCGGCTTGGTAG
- a CDS encoding DUF1330 domain-containing protein, translating into MTVYALAQIAIHDRPRYDRYVAGFFPVLRQYGGRLLSADESPTVVEGSWEYQKAILMAFDDEESFRRWAESPEYKAISVDREAATTGVVLLLGGVPAR; encoded by the coding sequence GTGACCGTTTACGCCCTTGCGCAGATCGCCATCCACGATCGTCCCCGTTACGACCGGTACGTCGCCGGTTTCTTCCCGGTACTCCGGCAGTACGGCGGGCGGCTGCTGTCGGCCGACGAGTCGCCGACCGTCGTCGAAGGCAGCTGGGAGTACCAGAAGGCCATCCTGATGGCGTTCGACGACGAGGAGAGCTTCCGGCGCTGGGCCGAGTCGCCGGAGTACAAGGCCATCTCCGTCGACCGTGAAGCCGCGACCACCGGCGTCGTCCTGCTGCTCGGAGGGGTACCCGCACGGTGA
- a CDS encoding PASTA domain-containing protein — translation MGDAMSYGPPRSHNRGPWLLVVAVLVVLALSCCAGLLISIAQQGGDSTAQDSAQDSTAQPSDPGPSATRGSSGRGTVTVPRLAGARLPDAERQLEALGFDDPRVVDATGRNRTVLSRQNWVVRTQEPAAGSRVAPSTEITLRVSKPTDGAPSHAPVDGVVPDVVCRDLQAAQDALQAAGFYVLSSVDGSGQGRRQLVDRNWVVVQQSVTPGSRPARSTRVRLTVVKIGEPTDRCSG, via the coding sequence GTGGGGGACGCGATGAGCTACGGGCCACCTCGCTCGCACAACCGCGGTCCCTGGCTGCTGGTCGTCGCCGTGCTCGTCGTCCTGGCGCTCTCCTGCTGCGCCGGTCTGCTGATCTCCATCGCCCAGCAGGGCGGAGACTCGACGGCCCAGGACTCGGCCCAGGACTCGACGGCCCAGCCGTCGGATCCGGGGCCGTCGGCAACGCGAGGGTCGTCGGGCCGCGGCACCGTGACGGTGCCGCGGCTGGCCGGCGCCCGCCTTCCGGACGCCGAGCGGCAACTGGAAGCGCTCGGCTTCGACGATCCGCGGGTGGTCGACGCCACCGGCCGGAACCGCACGGTACTGAGCAGGCAGAACTGGGTCGTCCGGACCCAGGAGCCGGCGGCAGGCAGCCGCGTCGCACCGTCCACCGAGATCACGCTGCGGGTGAGCAAACCCACCGACGGCGCCCCGAGCCACGCGCCCGTCGACGGCGTCGTCCCGGACGTCGTCTGCCGGGACCTGCAAGCGGCGCAGGACGCCCTGCAGGCCGCGGGGTTCTACGTGCTCTCGTCGGTGGACGGCAGCGGGCAGGGGCGCCGCCAGCTGGTGGACCGGAACTGGGTGGTGGTCCAACAATCGGTCACGCCGGGTAGCCGCCCGGCGCGCTCCACCCGGGTGCGGCTCACCGTGGTGAAGATCGGCGAGCCCACGGACCGCTGCTCCGGCTAG
- a CDS encoding MBL fold metallo-hydrolase: MTETTTSAGDAIRVTGTAQQQAWRDRVLPPVERVRPGLWSIPTAFPDNPLRYVLSYLIETRAGLALVDTGWPSEQAWQALVDGVRETGHELADVDAVIVTHFHGDHFGLAGRVREASGARVAMHRLDATVLRTFESLGDFVDTDREWLRRRGVPEPELAEMLPPVDAEGPLWEQGQVDVLLEDGDLPMGTGTPLRVVWTPGHTPGHICLVHSDHDVLLTGDHVLPRISPNISPSPLGDEDTLGEFLDSLALIGDLDVAEVLPAHEYRFSGLPARVRQLRRHHEQRLAEILAVLDAGNGPTTLEVAGRLTWSRPWEQNRGFIRRAAIGETYAHLVHLTRRGLITPGNGPDDAWRRV; encoded by the coding sequence GTGACCGAAACAACCACTTCGGCCGGCGACGCGATCCGCGTGACCGGAACCGCCCAGCAGCAGGCGTGGCGGGACCGGGTGCTGCCGCCGGTCGAGCGGGTGCGACCCGGTCTCTGGTCGATCCCGACGGCGTTCCCGGACAACCCGCTGCGGTACGTGCTCAGCTACCTGATCGAGACCCGCGCCGGGCTGGCGCTGGTCGACACCGGCTGGCCCAGCGAGCAGGCCTGGCAGGCTCTGGTGGACGGCGTTCGGGAGACCGGGCACGAGCTGGCGGACGTCGACGCCGTGATCGTCACCCACTTCCACGGCGACCACTTCGGACTCGCCGGCCGCGTCCGCGAGGCCTCCGGAGCCCGGGTGGCGATGCACCGCCTGGACGCGACCGTGCTCCGGACGTTCGAGTCGCTCGGCGACTTCGTCGACACCGACCGCGAGTGGCTCCGCCGCCGCGGGGTTCCAGAGCCGGAACTCGCCGAGATGCTGCCGCCCGTGGACGCGGAGGGCCCGCTCTGGGAGCAGGGCCAGGTCGACGTGCTGCTGGAGGACGGCGACCTGCCGATGGGCACGGGCACGCCGCTGCGAGTGGTCTGGACGCCCGGCCACACTCCGGGCCACATCTGCCTGGTCCACTCCGACCACGACGTCCTGCTCACCGGCGACCACGTGCTGCCGCGGATCAGCCCCAACATCAGCCCGTCGCCGCTCGGCGACGAGGACACGCTCGGGGAGTTCCTCGACTCGCTGGCGCTGATCGGAGACCTCGACGTCGCCGAGGTGCTGCCCGCGCACGAGTACCGGTTCTCCGGGCTCCCGGCGCGGGTCCGGCAACTGCGGCGCCACCACGAGCAGCGGCTGGCCGAGATCCTCGCGGTGCTGGACGCCGGGAACGGGCCGACCACGCTCGAGGTGGCCGGGCGGTTGACGTGGTCGCGGCCGTGGGAGCAGAACCGCGGCTTCATCCGCCGCGCGGCGATCGGCGAGACCTACGCCCACCTGGTGCACCTCACCCGGCGCGGGCTGATCACGCCCGGCAACGGCCCGGACGACGCCTGGCGCCGGGTCTGA
- a CDS encoding NAD(P)/FAD-dependent oxidoreductase, with protein MTEQRVVVVGASLAGGTAALALREHQFDGSVTLVGAEHQPPYERPPLSKAVMQGERDQPDWVLADGAEQAWRERGVTLRAGTRAVGVDPAARTVTLDDGDVLAYDTLVLATGAEPRRLPIPGAERAFTLRSLDDALAIRRAARSGGRVALIGGSWIGCEVAASLRQQGCDVEIVEKAPRLLPALASDAVSERLLQLHRSKGTAVTLGADVIEVTPDGVALADRFVEASVVVLATGVAPRLDLARAAGLAEVAGGVAVSATLRTSDPNIVAIGDIAAVDHPVYGAPVRVEHWDVAQQHGKYVGGALTGAAPEPYSRVPYFFSDQYELGFEYRGWVDPRGPEPEVVVRGADPAGSWYVFWLVGGAVQAVLNANAWDDSAPLWKLANERPVVSPERLRDPEVPLTELF; from the coding sequence ATGACGGAACAACGAGTAGTCGTCGTCGGCGCGAGCCTGGCGGGTGGCACCGCCGCCCTCGCGCTGCGCGAGCACCAGTTCGACGGGTCGGTGACGCTCGTCGGCGCGGAGCACCAGCCGCCGTACGAGCGTCCGCCGCTGTCGAAGGCGGTGATGCAGGGCGAGCGTGACCAGCCCGACTGGGTGCTGGCCGACGGCGCCGAACAGGCCTGGCGCGAGCGCGGTGTGACGCTCCGGGCGGGGACGCGGGCGGTCGGCGTGGATCCGGCCGCCCGGACCGTCACGCTCGACGACGGGGACGTGCTCGCCTACGACACGCTCGTCCTGGCCACCGGCGCGGAACCGCGGCGGCTACCGATCCCGGGCGCCGAGCGCGCCTTCACGTTGCGCTCACTCGACGACGCGCTCGCGATCCGGCGCGCGGCCCGGTCCGGTGGGCGGGTGGCGCTGATCGGGGGAAGCTGGATCGGCTGCGAGGTGGCGGCATCGCTGCGACAGCAGGGGTGCGACGTCGAGATCGTGGAGAAGGCGCCGAGGCTGCTCCCGGCCCTCGCCTCCGACGCGGTGAGCGAGCGCCTCCTGCAGCTGCACCGGTCGAAGGGCACGGCCGTGACGCTGGGCGCGGACGTCATCGAGGTCACCCCGGACGGCGTCGCGCTCGCGGACCGGTTCGTCGAGGCGTCGGTCGTCGTGCTGGCCACCGGCGTCGCGCCGCGTCTCGACCTCGCGCGGGCGGCCGGGCTCGCGGAGGTCGCTGGCGGAGTGGCGGTCAGCGCGACGTTGCGCACCTCGGATCCGAACATCGTCGCGATCGGAGACATCGCGGCGGTCGACCATCCGGTGTACGGGGCTCCGGTGCGGGTCGAGCACTGGGACGTCGCGCAGCAGCACGGGAAGTACGTCGGTGGGGCGCTCACCGGCGCGGCGCCCGAGCCGTACTCACGGGTGCCGTACTTCTTCTCCGACCAGTACGAGCTCGGTTTCGAGTATCGGGGCTGGGTGGACCCGCGCGGGCCGGAGCCGGAGGTCGTCGTGCGCGGTGCGGACCCGGCCGGCTCCTGGTACGTGTTCTGGCTCGTCGGGGGCGCGGTCCAGGCCGTGCTCAACGCGAACGCCTGGGACGACAGTGCGCCGCTCTGGAAGCTCGCGAACGAGCGGCCGGTCGTGTCGCCGGAGCGGTTGCGCGATCCGGAGGTGCCGCTGACCGAGCTGTTCTGA